The Erigeron canadensis isolate Cc75 chromosome 4, C_canadensis_v1, whole genome shotgun sequence genome window below encodes:
- the LOC122596403 gene encoding FCS-Like Zinc finger 3, protein MRSDVLSYAGYEEPHFLEACTLCSKPLGHNSDIFMYRGNTPFCSQECRQEQIESDEAKERRRWKVSSKKSTNDTTKKSSTTTTTVQTGTLVASN, encoded by the exons ATGAGGTCTGATGTGCTATCTTACGCCGGTTACGAAGAGCCTCATTTTCTTGAAGCTTGTACTCTTTGTTCTAAGCCACTTGGTCACAATAGTGACATATTCATGTACAG AGGGAATACTCCATTTTGTAGCCAAGAATGTAGACAAGAACAAATTGAAAGTGATGAAGcaaaagaaaggagaagatgGAAAGTTTCATCAAAGAAATCAACAAATGACACCACCAAGAAATCATCTACTACTACTACAACTGTTCAAACTGGAACCCTTGTTGCTTCCAACTAA